The genome window TCCATGAAAGATATCATTGCACATATAGAATATATTGCCGGTTTGATTGGTACTGAGCATATGGGTATTGGTGCTGATTTTGACGGTATTGAAAGTACTCCTGAAGGTATAAACGGAATTGAAGACATAGCATCAATCATTAAAGAACTGGAAAAACTCAACTATAAAAGTAAAGACATTGAGGATTTTGCTGGAATGAATTTTCTTAGGGTAATTAAGGAAGTGTTGTAGCACATCTTTCAAAACCAATGGATAAATAACTGTTTTATAATAAATAATTGAAAGCAAGTGAAAGCCGGCTCGTATAAGCCGGCTTTACTCACCATTTTCCTTTACCCATATGACCGGCCAGTTCGGCTTTTGCAATCTGCTTCATAATCCAAGCTGCGTTTTTAGCTTTTTCAAAAGAGGCTACACATGCGGGATCAAGATTTAGCTTTATCCCTTCTTCACTTAAAGCTGTAATTTTCATAGCAAGCCCGATAATTTCCATATGAATATCGTTAGTTCTGTCTGATTTATAAATCTTTTCCGCATCTTCCGGATTCAATTCATTGAATTTTTCCTTTGACGCGCCGCATTTCGGGCAATTTTCAGGTGCACTCTCACCTTCATGTATGTATCCGCATACAGTACATTTCCACAGTTTTCTCATAAACACACATCCTTTCAAATTGTTCTAAAAATTAATTAGTATTAATAAAAGATATCAATTTTAAAATTACAATATTAATTTACCAAAATATTTTGGTATTAAACAAAAATTATTATTGAATATATAAAGATTGTATTGTTTAGAGA of Clostridia bacterium contains these proteins:
- a CDS encoding rubredoxin, whose protein sequence is MRKLWKCTVCGYIHEGESAPENCPKCGASKEKFNELNPEDAEKIYKSDRTNDIHMEIIGLAMKITALSEEGIKLNLDPACVASFEKAKNAAWIMKQIAKAELAGHMGKGKW